The Candidatus Omnitrophota bacterium genomic interval GAGCGAGAACTTCCGAGAAGGAACTGGGGCGGAATTTTAAAGCGGAAACAATATACTCCGAGGCAGACATTCGAATCCCGTTATCCGGAAACTTGCCGAATCNNNNNNNNNNNNNNNNNNNNNNNNNNNNNNNNNNNNNNNNNNNNNNNNNNNNNNNNNNNNNNNNNNNNNNNNNNNNNNNNNNNNNNNNNNNNNNNNNNNNGGGTGTGCACCCTCTCGTTGAAGCAACGGATCCAAGCGCCACCGAGCAGGCGGCTCCCGCCGGGCTGCCCCATTGCACATGCCGGTTTCCGCTTAAGGCTGCTTCCTTTCGGATCTGACCTGGTTCACGAGCCGTCATTGCATGGGACCCAACGATCAACGCTCCTTACTCGGCGCTGCCTCACAGCCGTCCCCCGAAGAAAGGGAATTCAGCCCTGCTGGAGCGGGTTGCAGGTACAGGGAACCGCTGCCTCCCCGCCTAGCACACCCTTGTTGGTTTACAAGTACATTCCATTTTCCAATTCGGCAATATCGCCGGATCGGCCAATGCCTGGTTTACTGCGATTTCGTTTGTTGATATTCGCCCCATGTCGTAATGACGACGTTCTTGATCGCCACCGGATTAATGGGCCGATCCCCGCGGTTTTTCGTTTCCGGAACGATGGGAGCCGTAACGATTTTATCCACGACTTCCAATCCCTCTAAGGTTTCGCCAAAGACGGTGTATTTTCCGTCCAAGGAAGGATAAGGGACTTGGCAGATGAAAAACTGGCTGCCTGCGCTATTGGGATCGCTGGATCGAGCCATGGAAAGCGTTCCCCGGATATGGGGCTTATTGTTGAATTCCGCTGGAACCGTAGATCCCGGTCCTCCCATTCCCCAGCTGGAGACATCGGCGGTTTTCGTATTGGGATCTCCGCCTTGAATCATAAAACCGGGGATAATGCGATGGAATTTGGTTCCATTATAAAAGCCGGAGCGGGCCAATTGAACGAAATTCTCCACATGTTTCGGCGCAACGTCGGGGAAAAAACCCAGAACGATGACTCCCGCGTCGGTATCCAGTACGGCGACCTCTCGATGGTTTGGATTGTTCATATTTATGTCTTCCTGATCGGCGGCCGCACTGGCGGAGGGAGTATCCGCCGCCGCGGGCGCCGGTGATGATTCGGAAGCCGGAGCTGGGGCCGCCGTCGCCGTTGGCTCTATGACGGCGATTTGCTCTGTGGAATTATCCATTGCGCACGAAATGGTTAAAGTCAAACAAGCCATTGCGGCCAATAAAACCAAACAACGCTTACTCATTTATCATCCTCCGATGGCGATAACGCTTTTCGGCAATACATAGTAATCCATTCTTATTGTTGATGCAGCGCAGCGCTTCCTTACGGTTTGGGAGTTTCCACCGCCGCTGGAACCGGGGTAGCTTCCGCAGGTTGTTCAGGAGCCACTGTGGGCGCTGGAGCCTCTTCCGCTGCGGGAGCCGCTGTAGGAGTTGCTTCAACTGCGGCGCTCTGTTCGACCGTCTCCGTCTTCGCCGCCGAATCGGCATCCTTAGCCGCTTCTTCTTGTGGAGCGCAGGAGATCATAAAAGCAAAACACGCCGCTATCGCCAATAAACCGAACCAACGTTTGCTCATTTTCTTAAACCTCCGATTTTCATAGATATTTTTCGTTGGTTCTTCCGAGGAAGAACCAATTGTATTCAAGCAACCTATTTTAACTCATTTTCTCCAAAAAGGAGAAGTCAACACGGTTAAACTACTCATTCATCCATGAATAAACAAGGGTTTACATTATTTTCCATGATGAACGATAAGCCTTGTTTTTTATCGATTTGCGAAAAATAATCCTCACTTTTTTCAAAATGATAAATACGGAAAATCATAAAAATTTATTTTTTCCATAACAATTATCCCAAGTTGCCTGCCGTCAAAGTATTAGAACAGCGTTAACGATTGGGAGAATGTTGGCGCGCCTTTGGCTATATCTATCCATACCTATGGCTTTGTCTTGATTGCCAATGCCGATGAAAATCGATGGCGCCGATCCATTAAGAACGCCATTTCATTCTCATCGCCCTTTTGTAATGGGGAGGATTGGATGAGATTCATCATAATTCCGATCTTTTTAATCTCATTCCTTCATAACGCGGATTCCGCCGAGATATTACGGATGAGGCATTATCTGGAAGAGCATTTTCTCGGCGCATGGGGAAATAGCAGACCACTTCATCAAGGCGCCCAATCGTCTGAATACGCAAATACGCCGGAAATATTTCATAAACGAACGTTTTTTTGGGATATAACCATAGACGCTAGCCAGTCTCCCGCAAAACTCTTTCGCAAAAATCACCGTAATATGGAAACCGTCGCGGAAGAATGGGGCGTCTTGCCGGATAATGAAGATTATTCCCAACCGCTTTCCGCTCATGGAAAACTATGGATACTTGTATCGCATGAAGAAAAATGGACGTTGTACAGCGCGCCTCTTGCGCAAGAGAAAGCCTCGTGGTCGCCACATGCCGTCGATATTCACGGGGATATCAAGACGTTCGCCGCCGATCGCAACAATGATCCCGTCGTAATCGCCGATTCCGAAGGTTATTTAAAAATAACGGGGAAATTCACGGGAGGCGGCGGCGGGATCGCGTGGGAAAAACCTGAAAAAATTTCTGTATCCGAATACAACGCTTTCTTGAAAGCTAACGCCGTCCTTGAAGGAAATGAGGAAATGTACGGCGAGTTCGATTTGCATCGTCAAGGCGCAATGCTGGCGCTGGCCTGGAAAACCGCCGCCGACGGCGGCGCGAAAATTCGATATCGCGTCAGCAAAGGGCCTGACGAACCGTATGGAGCCTGGCGAACTCCAACCGGCAGCCATTCCGCCAAACTCGACGAAACAGCCCAATTCTTGCAATACCATTTAACGACAGCCATGGAAGACGAACAGGGGAAAAGAATCTGGCCGGATATCCAATTATCGTATCGATTCGAAGATTCAGGCGCAGGACGTCCATTGCCCCTACGCTTGGACACTGG includes:
- a CDS encoding peptidylprolyl isomerase, giving the protein MSKRCLVLLAAMACLTLTISCAMDNSTEQIAVIEPTATAAPAPASESSPAPAAADTPSASAAADQEDINMNNPNHREVAVLDTDAGVIVLGFFPDVAPKHVENFVQLARSGFYNGTKFHRIIPGFMIQGGDPNTKTADVSSWGMGGPGSTVPAEFNNKPHIRGTLSMARSSDPNSAGSQFFICQVPYPSLDGKYTVFGETLEGLEVVDKIVTAPIVPETKNRGDRPINPVAIKNVVITTWGEYQQTKSQ